One window from the genome of Helicobacter pylori encodes:
- a CDS encoding 5'-3' exonuclease, giving the protein MRQAFNKARFAHSKTLLLDIDCVIPNIVRRLLSNKTLPKRFAACSLQEVGMIFLTTQILSIMRKTRCSKTLFFITRGRESFRYQLCDHYKQKRHQFDEYFRSLLKALKIALVEKYPLKKGARIQGEHCFEYEADDIISFYKKKDPKNYVIASMDKDILYSNRGSHFNLKTNAFFNVSRKEAHFFAYYQCVVGDKGDNIKGVKGIGGFNYKDFLNKDAKEHELWEQIIQAFKIKEDLSDSEAKEKALLNMRLVNMHQMTHHGVIKLWEPEFKKTFFPKKPQRPDFKRIS; this is encoded by the coding sequence ATTAGACAAGCGTTTAACAAGGCAAGGTTTGCACATTCAAAAACCCTTTTACTAGACATTGATTGTGTTATCCCTAATATTGTTAGGCGTTTACTCTCCAATAAAACGCTCCCTAAAAGATTCGCCGCTTGCAGCTTGCAAGAAGTGGGCATGATCTTTCTTACCACTCAAATTTTATCCATCATGCGCAAAACCCGTTGCTCTAAAACGCTTTTTTTTATCACTAGGGGCAGAGAGAGTTTCCGCTACCAGCTGTGCGATCATTACAAACAAAAACGCCACCAATTTGATGAATATTTTAGATCTCTTTTAAAAGCTCTAAAGATCGCTTTAGTGGAAAAATACCCCCTAAAAAAAGGGGCTAGAATCCAGGGCGAACATTGTTTTGAATATGAAGCCGATGATATTATCTCATTTTATAAAAAGAAAGACCCCAAAAATTATGTGATAGCCAGCATGGATAAGGATATTTTGTATTCCAATAGAGGCTCTCATTTCAACCTCAAAACCAACGCTTTTTTTAATGTGAGTCGAAAAGAGGCTCATTTTTTTGCTTATTATCAGTGCGTTGTGGGGGATAAGGGGGATAATATTAAAGGGGTTAAAGGGATTGGCGGCTTCAACTATAAAGATTTTTTAAATAAAGACGCTAAAGAGCATGAATTGTGGGAGCAAATCATTCAAGCGTTCAAAATTAAAGAAGATTTGAGCGATAGCGAAGCTAAAGAAAAGGCTCTTTTGAACATGCGTTTAGTCAATATGCACCAGATGACCCACCATGGCGTGATCAAACTATGGGAGCCTGAGTTTAAAAAAACCTTTTTCCCTAAAAAACCCCAAAGACCTGATTTTAAAAGAATTTCTTAA
- a CDS encoding OriC activity response regulator produces the protein MKILIIEDDLALARSISHNLHDLGHFCEIISSISEENKEPYDVILVSSKVCTQGRCEHFVRYNSKQIIIMMASHVNEDGVNKPIQAGARDYILKPFKMDELLRKIQYHKAYQEMTARLGFYENYLDFIHAELPLPKDFSYRPPFIIHTPSQELANAYLLQYAKERQMDFSFFSLKDTTWKELYKNKDKLERPFYIMHLEELKKDEQLKLLELARSCPIVLSYTHKEPLEFPKIVSIECGNKPLSLFNNHTTFLSIQEYEKEAIRHFSSTCTDTELANKLGISRKSLWEKRRKYNLPRK, from the coding sequence ATGAAAATCTTAATCATTGAAGACGATTTAGCGCTAGCTAGGAGCATCTCGCATAATTTGCATGATTTAGGGCATTTTTGCGAGATTATCTCTAGCATTTCAGAAGAAAATAAAGAGCCTTATGATGTGATTTTGGTTTCTTCTAAAGTTTGCACTCAAGGGCGTTGCGAACACTTTGTGCGTTATAATTCCAAGCAAATCATTATCATGATGGCTTCGCATGTCAATGAAGATGGCGTGAATAAACCCATTCAAGCGGGAGCGAGAGATTATATTCTAAAACCTTTTAAAATGGATGAATTGTTGCGCAAGATCCAATACCACAAAGCCTACCAAGAAATGACCGCTCGCTTGGGATTTTATGAAAATTACTTAGACTTTATCCATGCGGAATTGCCCTTGCCTAAAGATTTTTCCTACAGGCCGCCCTTTATTATTCACACGCCCTCTCAAGAGCTTGCGAACGCTTATTTATTGCAATACGCTAAAGAAAGGCAAATGGATTTTTCTTTTTTCTCTTTAAAGGATACCACTTGGAAAGAACTATACAAGAATAAAGACAAATTAGAACGCCCTTTTTACATCATGCATTTAGAAGAGCTTAAAAAAGATGAGCAATTGAAATTGCTAGAATTGGCCCGTTCATGCCCTATTGTTTTATCTTATACCCATAAAGAACCCCTAGAATTTCCTAAAATTGTGAGCATTGAATGCGGCAATAAGCCCCTATCTTTGTTTAATAACCACACGACTTTCCTTTCCATTCAAGAGTATGAAAAAGAAGCGATCAGGCATTTTTCTTCCACTTGCACCGATACAGAATTAGCCAACAAGCTTGGCATTAGCCGCAAAAGCCTTTGGGAAAAACGCCGGAAGTATAACTTACCGCGCAAATAA
- a CDS encoding bifunctional 2-C-methyl-D-erythritol 4-phosphate cytidylyltransferase/2-C-methyl-D-erythritol 2,4-cyclodiphosphate synthase, translated as MSLIRVNGEAFNLSLESLGEDPFETKETLETLIKQTSVVLLAAGESKRFSQTIKKQWLRSNHTPLWLSVYESFKEALDFKEIILVVSGLDYIYIQRHYPEIKLVKGGASRQESVRNALKVIDSAYTLTSDVARGLANMEALKSLFLTLQQTSHYCIAPYLPCYDTAIYYNEALDREAIKLIQTPQLSHTKTLQSALKQGDFKDESSAILQAFPNSVSYIEGSKNLHKLTTSDDLKHFALFFNPAKDTFIGMGFDTHAFIKDKPMVLGGVVLDCGFGLKAHSDGDALLHAVIDAILGAIKGGDIGEWFPDNDPQYKNASSKELLKIVLDFSQSIGFELFEMGATIFSEIPKITPYKPAILENLSQLLGLEKSQISLKATTMEKMGFIGKQEGLLVQAHASMRYKQKL; from the coding sequence ATGTCTTTGATTAGAGTGAATGGGGAAGCTTTTAATCTTTCTTTAGAAAGTTTAGGAGAAGACCCTTTTGAAACTAAAGAAACGCTAGAAACGCTTATCAAACAAACGAGCGTTGTTTTATTGGCCGCTGGGGAATCTAAGCGTTTTTCTCAAACCATCAAAAAACAATGGTTGCGCTCTAATCATACCCCCTTATGGCTCAGCGTTTATGAGAGCTTTAAAGAAGCCCTAGACTTTAAGGAAATCATTCTGGTTGTAAGCGGATTGGATTATATTTATATCCAACGCCATTACCCTGAAATCAAGCTTGTAAAAGGCGGGGCATCAAGGCAGGAATCCGTGCGTAACGCTTTAAAAGTAATTGATAGCGCTTACACGCTCACCAGCGATGTGGCTAGGGGTTTAGCCAATATGGAAGCGCTTAAAAGCTTGTTTTTAACCCTCCAACAAACGAGCCATTATTGTATCGCTCCTTACTTGCCTTGCTATGACACAGCGATCTATTATAACGAAGCTTTAGATAGAGAAGCGATCAAACTCATTCAAACCCCGCAATTAAGCCACACCAAAACGCTCCAATCAGCCCTAAAACAAGGGGATTTTAAAGATGAAAGCAGCGCGATTTTGCAAGCTTTCCCTAACTCTGTGAGCTATATTGAAGGCAGTAAAAATTTGCACAAGCTCACCACAAGCGATGATTTGAAACATTTCGCGCTCTTTTTCAACCCAGCAAAAGACACTTTTATAGGCATGGGCTTTGATACGCATGCGTTCATTAAAGATAAGCCTATGGTTTTAGGGGGGGTTGTTTTGGATTGCGGGTTTGGGTTAAAGGCTCATAGCGATGGCGATGCTTTGTTGCATGCGGTTATTGATGCGATTTTAGGAGCGATTAAAGGGGGGGATATTGGCGAATGGTTCCCTGATAATGACCCCCAATACAAAAACGCCTCTTCTAAAGAGCTTTTAAAAATCGTGTTGGATTTTTCTCAAAGCATTGGGTTTGAATTGTTTGAAATGGGGGCGACCATCTTTAGCGAAATCCCTAAAATCACTCCTTACAAACCGGCGATTTTAGAGAATTTGAGCCAACTTTTGGGTTTAGAAAAATCTCAAATCAGCTTGAAAGCCACTACAATGGAAAAAATGGGGTTCATTGGCAAACAAGAAGGGCTGTTAGTCCAAGCGCATGCGAGCATGCGTTATAAACAAAAACTTTAA
- a CDS encoding Do family serine endopeptidase, with protein sequence MMKKTLFISLALALSLNAGNIQIQNMPKVKERVSVPSKDDTIYSYHDSIKDSIKAVVNISTEKKIKNNFIGGGVFNDPFFQQFFGDLGGMIPKERMERALGSGVIISKDGYIVTNNHVIDGADKIKVTIPGSNKEYSATLVGTDSESDLAVIRITKDNLPTIKFSDSNDILVGDLVFAIGNPFGVGESVTQGIVSALNKSGIGINSYENFIQTDASINPGNSGGALIDSRGGLVGINTAIISKTGGNHGIGFAIPSNMVKDIVTQLIKTGKIERGYLGVGLQDLSGDLQNSYDNKEGAVVISVEKDSPAKKAGILVWDLITEVNGKKVKNTNELRNLIGSMLPNQRVTLKVIRDKKERAFTLTLAERKNPNKKETISAQNGAQGQLNGLQVEDLTQKTKRSMRLSDDVQGVLVSQVNENSPAEQAGFRQGNIITKIEEIEVKSVADFNHALEKYKGKPKRFLVLDLNQGYRIILVK encoded by the coding sequence ATGATGAAAAAAACCCTTTTTATCTCTTTGGCTTTAGCGTTAAGCTTGAATGCGGGCAATATCCAAATCCAAAACATGCCCAAAGTTAAAGAGCGAGTGAGTGTCCCCTCTAAAGACGATACGATCTATTCTTACCACGATTCTATTAAGGATTCGATTAAGGCGGTGGTGAATATCTCTACTGAAAAAAAGATTAAAAACAATTTTATAGGTGGCGGTGTGTTTAATGACCCCTTTTTCCAACAATTTTTTGGGGATTTGGGCGGCATGATCCCTAAAGAAAGAATGGAAAGGGCTTTAGGCAGTGGCGTCATCATTTCTAAAGATGGCTATATTGTAACTAATAACCATGTGATTGATGGCGCGGATAAGATTAAAGTTACCATTCCAGGGAGCAATAAAGAATATTCCGCCACTTTAGTAGGCACGGATTCTGAAAGCGATTTAGCGGTGATTCGCATCACTAAAGACAACCTGCCCACGATCAAATTCTCTGATTCTAATGATATTTTAGTGGGCGATTTGGTTTTTGCGATTGGCAACCCTTTTGGCGTGGGTGAAAGCGTTACTCAAGGCATTGTTTCAGCGCTCAATAAAAGCGGGATTGGGATCAACAGCTATGAAAATTTCATTCAAACAGACGCTTCCATCAATCCTGGAAATTCCGGCGGTGCTTTAATTGATAGCCGTGGAGGGTTAGTGGGGATCAATACCGCTATTATCTCTAAAACCGGCGGTAACCACGGCATTGGCTTTGCCATCCCTTCTAACATGGTTAAAGATATTGTAACCCAGCTCATCAAAACCGGTAAGATTGAAAGAGGTTACTTGGGCGTGGGCTTGCAAGATTTGAGTGGCGATTTGCAAAATTCTTATGACAATAAAGAAGGAGCGGTAGTCATTAGCGTAGAAAAAGACTCCCCGGCTAAAAAAGCAGGGATTTTGGTGTGGGATTTGATCACCGAAGTCAATGGGAAAAAGGTTAAAAACACGAATGAGTTAAGAAATCTAATCGGCTCTATGCTACCCAATCAAAGAGTAACCTTAAAAGTCATTAGAGACAAAAAAGAACGCGCCTTCACTCTCACTCTAGCCGAAAGGAAAAACCCTAACAAAAAAGAAACCATTTCTGCTCAAAACGGCGCACAAGGCCAATTGAACGGGCTTCAAGTAGAAGATTTAACCCAAAAAACCAAAAGGTCTATGCGTTTGAGCGATGATGTTCAAGGGGTTTTAGTCTCTCAAGTGAATGAAAATTCCCCAGCAGAGCAAGCTGGCTTTAGGCAAGGTAACATCATCACAAAAATTGAAGAGATTGAAGTGAAAAGCGTTGCGGATTTTAACCATGCTTTAGAAAAGTATAAAGGCAAACCCAAACGATTCTTAGTTTTAGACTTGAATCAAGGTTATAGGATCATTTTGGTGAAATGA
- a CDS encoding amino acid permease, with protein MDNQKITHQNTTQKQGELKRDMKMRHLLMIAFGGAIGTGLFVGTGGNIANAGPLGTLIAYGFGGLVVYCIMLSLGELASVYPTTGSFGDYAAKFIGPGTGYMVFWMYWLGWVITVALEYIAIGMLMQRWFVNIPIHYWVILCIALVFLLNFFSVKIFAEGEFFFSLIKVLAVIAFIGIGMIGIIYQIYSHGFSSIFNNFHFGDKGFFPNGSAAVFSAMLAVIFAFTGTEVIGVAVGETKNASEVMPKAIKATLWRIVFFFLGSVFVISVFLPMSDSSITQSPFVSVLERINLPFIGMGIPYVADIMNAVIITAMFSTANSGLYGASRMIYGLSKQKMFFKVFSQLNRQGTPTYAMLFSLSFSLIGLLVQIYAKENVVEALINVISFTVIIVWVSVSISQYSFRKQYLKAGHSLEDLPYKAPFLPFLQLIGITGCVIGVIGSAMDKDQRIGMILTIVFAIVCYIGYYFTQKANENNKKDLI; from the coding sequence ATGGACAATCAAAAGATAACGCATCAAAATACCACGCAAAAACAAGGCGAGCTTAAAAGAGACATGAAAATGCGCCATCTCTTAATGATTGCATTTGGGGGAGCGATTGGCACAGGGCTTTTTGTAGGCACTGGAGGTAATATTGCGAACGCTGGCCCTTTAGGGACCTTGATCGCTTATGGTTTTGGAGGGCTTGTGGTTTATTGCATCATGCTCTCTTTAGGCGAATTGGCCAGCGTTTATCCCACTACGGGCAGTTTTGGGGATTATGCGGCTAAATTCATAGGCCCTGGCACGGGCTATATGGTTTTTTGGATGTATTGGCTTGGCTGGGTGATCACGGTTGCATTAGAATATATTGCTATAGGCATGCTCATGCAACGTTGGTTTGTAAATATTCCTATCCATTATTGGGTTATTTTATGCATTGCGTTAGTTTTTTTATTGAACTTTTTTTCGGTTAAAATTTTTGCCGAGGGCGAGTTTTTCTTTAGCCTGATTAAAGTTTTAGCGGTGATCGCTTTTATAGGCATTGGCATGATTGGGATTATTTATCAAATCTATTCGCATGGGTTTAGTTCTATTTTTAACAATTTCCATTTTGGTGATAAGGGGTTTTTCCCTAACGGGAGCGCAGCGGTTTTTTCTGCTATGCTCGCTGTCATTTTTGCTTTCACTGGCACAGAAGTCATTGGGGTGGCTGTGGGAGAGACTAAAAACGCTAGCGAAGTGATGCCCAAAGCGATTAAAGCGACCTTGTGGCGGATTGTCTTTTTCTTTTTAGGCTCTGTGTTTGTCATTTCTGTTTTTTTACCCATGAGCGATTCTTCTATCACGCAAAGCCCTTTTGTGAGCGTTTTAGAACGCATCAATTTACCCTTTATTGGCATGGGTATCCCTTATGTGGCTGATATAATGAACGCTGTTATCATTACGGCGATGTTTTCTACCGCTAATTCAGGGCTTTATGGGGCCAGCCGCATGATTTATGGGCTGTCCAAACAAAAGATGTTTTTTAAGGTTTTTTCCCAACTCAACCGACAAGGCACGCCCACTTATGCGATGCTTTTTTCCCTTTCTTTTTCTCTCATAGGGCTTTTAGTCCAAATTTATGCCAAAGAAAATGTCGTGGAAGCTTTGATTAATGTGATCAGTTTCACGGTGATTATTGTGTGGGTTAGCGTGTCCATTTCGCAATATTCTTTCCGTAAGCAATACTTAAAAGCCGGGCATTCTTTAGAGGATTTGCCTTATAAAGCCCCTTTCTTGCCCTTTTTGCAACTCATAGGGATCACTGGGTGTGTCATCGGCGTGATCGGTTCAGCTATGGATAAGGATCAACGCATCGGGATGATCTTAACGATTGTTTTTGCTATTGTGTGTTACATTGGATACTATTTTACACAAAAAGCTAATGAAAATAACAAAAAAGATTTGATATAA
- the pgsA gene encoding CDP-diacylglycerol--glycerol-3-phosphate 3-phosphatidyltransferase, with the protein MKVLKLLPNFLTILRIVLSLFLLFLLLNTRTYFSFLTPFHINMISSLVFLFAALTDLLDGYIARNYKAKSRFGEIFDPLADKILILSAFLGLVYLDRVNAWIPFVILGREFFISGLRVLAANEKKDIPVNALGKYKTVSQVVAIGALLANLTYSYVLVAIAVFLTLYSGIDYTIKYYKS; encoded by the coding sequence ATGAAAGTTTTAAAACTCCTGCCTAATTTTTTAACGATTTTACGCATTGTCTTATCCTTATTTTTATTATTTTTATTGTTAAACACGCGCACTTATTTTAGTTTTTTAACCCCCTTTCACATTAACATGATCTCTTCATTGGTTTTTTTATTTGCCGCGCTCACGGATTTATTGGACGGCTACATCGCTAGAAACTATAAAGCCAAATCGCGCTTTGGGGAAATCTTTGATCCTTTAGCGGATAAAATCCTTATTTTGAGCGCGTTTTTAGGGTTAGTTTATTTGGATCGTGTGAATGCATGGATCCCGTTTGTGATTTTAGGGCGCGAATTTTTTATTTCAGGGCTTAGAGTCTTAGCCGCTAATGAAAAAAAGGATATTCCTGTCAATGCGTTAGGCAAGTATAAAACCGTGTCTCAAGTCGTGGCGATTGGCGCTTTATTAGCCAATTTAACTTACTCCTATGTGCTTGTGGCTATAGCGGTTTTTTTAACCCTTTATTCGGGGATAGATTACACGATTAAATATTATAAATCTTAA
- a CDS encoding enoyl-ACP reductase, translated as MNGSNHMKNKTLVISGATRGIGKAILYRFAQSGVNIAFTYNKNVEEANKIIEDVEQKYSIKAKAYSLNVLEPEQYTDLFKQIDADFDRVDFFISNAIIYGRSVVGGFAPFMRLKPKGLNNIYTATVLAFVVGAQEAAKRMQKIGGGAIVSLSSTGNLVYMPNYAGHGNSKNAVETMVKYAAVDLGEFNIRVNAVSGGPIDTDALKAFPDYVEIKEKVEEQSPLKRMGNPNDLAGAAYFLCDETQSGWLTGQTIVVDGGTTFK; from the coding sequence ATGAATGGTTCCAATCACATGAAAAATAAAACCCTAGTGATTAGCGGCGCGACTAGAGGGATTGGCAAGGCGATATTGTATCGCTTCGCTCAAAGTGGCGTGAATATCGCTTTCACTTACAATAAAAATGTTGAAGAAGCCAACAAAATTATAGAAGATGTGGAGCAAAAATATTCCATTAAAGCCAAAGCTTACTCTCTTAATGTTTTAGAGCCTGAGCAATACACGGATCTTTTTAAGCAAATTGACGCTGATTTTGACAGAGTGGATTTTTTTATTTCTAACGCTATTATTTATGGGCGCTCTGTCGTGGGGGGATTTGCGCCGTTTATGCGATTAAAACCTAAGGGGTTAAACAACATTTACACAGCCACCGTGTTAGCGTTTGTCGTAGGGGCTCAAGAAGCGGCAAAACGCATGCAAAAAATAGGCGGTGGGGCGATCGTGAGCTTAAGCTCCACCGGGAATTTGGTCTATATGCCTAATTACGCCGGGCATGGCAATTCCAAAAACGCCGTAGAAACCATGGTCAAATACGCTGCTGTGGATTTAGGCGAATTTAACATTAGAGTGAATGCGGTTAGTGGCGGGCCTATTGATACGGACGCTTTGAAAGCCTTCCCTGATTATGTGGAGATTAAAGAAAAAGTAGAAGAGCAATCGCCCCTAAAACGCATGGGCAATCCTAACGATTTAGCCGGAGCGGCTTATTTTTTGTGCGATGAGACCCAAAGCGGTTGGCTTACAGGGCAAACGATCGTTGTAGATGGCGGGACCACTTTTAAATAA
- the dapA gene encoding 4-hydroxy-tetrahydrodipicolinate synthase has protein sequence MQFHSSSALITPFKKDLSVDEAAYESLIKRQIFQGMDACVPVGTTGESATLTHKEHMRCIEIAIETCKNTKTPSNSRMKVLAGVGSNATSESLSLAKFAQKIGADAILCVSPYYNRPTQQGLFEHYKTIAQSVEIPVMLYDVPSRTGVSIEVPTALKLFREVPNIKAIKEASGSLKRVTELHYYEKDFHIFSGEDSLNHSIMFSGGCGVISVTGNLMPNLISQMVNCVLKFEYQQALEIQNKLFHLHQALFVETNPIPIKMAMHLAGLIENPSYRLPLVPPSKETIQLLEKTLQQYEVIA, from the coding sequence ATGCAATTCCATTCATCTAGCGCGTTAATTACGCCTTTTAAAAAAGATTTGAGCGTTGATGAGGCCGCTTATGAATCCTTGATCAAGCGCCAAATTTTTCAGGGCATGGACGCATGCGTGCCTGTTGGCACGACAGGAGAATCCGCCACGCTCACCCACAAAGAGCATATGCGTTGCATTGAAATCGCCATAGAGACTTGCAAAAACACTAAAACGCCCTCCAATTCGCGCATGAAAGTGTTAGCCGGCGTGGGCAGTAACGCCACGAGCGAGTCCCTTTCTTTAGCAAAGTTCGCTCAAAAAATCGGTGCGGATGCGATTTTATGCGTAAGCCCTTATTATAACCGCCCCACCCAACAAGGCTTGTTTGAACATTATAAAACTATCGCTCAATCAGTGGAAATCCCTGTCATGCTTTATGATGTGCCAAGCCGAACGGGCGTGTCTATTGAAGTCCCAACCGCCCTCAAACTTTTTAGAGAAGTCCCTAACATTAAAGCCATTAAAGAAGCGTCTGGCTCTTTGAAAAGGGTAACAGAATTGCATTATTATGAAAAAGATTTTCACATTTTTAGCGGGGAAGATTCGCTCAACCACTCTATCATGTTTTCAGGGGGGTGCGGCGTGATTTCAGTGACCGGTAATTTAATGCCTAATTTGATTTCACAAATGGTCAATTGCGTGCTCAAATTTGAATACCAACAAGCCCTAGAAATCCAAAATAAGCTTTTTCATTTGCATCAAGCTCTTTTTGTAGAAACGAATCCTATCCCTATTAAAATGGCTATGCATTTAGCCGGCTTGATTGAAAACCCAAGTTACAGACTGCCTTTAGTGCCCCCAAGCAAAGAAACGATTCAACTTTTAGAAAAAACTTTACAACAATATGAGGTAATTGCATGA
- a CDS encoding M16 family metallopeptidase, whose translation MKYFSVKRLLGLSSVLLVTLGASMHAQSYLPKHESVTLKNGLQVVSVPLENKTGVIEVDVLYKVGSRNEVMGKSGIAHMLEHLNFKSTKNLKAGEFDKIVKRFGGVSNASTSFDITRYFIKTSQANLDKSLELFAETMGSLNLKEDEFLPERQVVAEERRWRTDNSPIGMLYFRFFNTAYVYHPYHWTPIGFMDDIQNWTLKDIKKFHSLYYQPKNAIILVVGDVNSQKVFELSKKHFESLKNLDGKAIPTPYMKEPKQDGARTAVVHKDGVHLEWVALGYKVPAFKHKDQVALDALSRLLGEGKSSWLQSELVDKKRLASQAFSHNMQLQDESVFLFIAGGNPNVKAEALQKEIVVLLEKLKKGEITQAELDKLKINQKADFISNLESSSDVAGLFADYLVQNDIQGLTDYQRQFLDLKVSDLVRVANEYFKDTQSTTVFLKP comes from the coding sequence ATGAAATATTTTTCTGTTAAAAGACTTTTAGGGCTTAGTTCTGTCTTGTTAGTCACTTTAGGAGCGAGCATGCACGCACAATCTTACTTACCCAAACATGAGAGCGTTACCTTAAAAAACGGGTTGCAAGTCGTAAGCGTCCCCCTAGAAAATAAAACCGGGGTTATAGAAGTGGATGTGCTTTATAAAGTCGGCTCTAGAAACGAAGTCATGGGCAAGAGCGGGATCGCTCACATGTTAGAGCATTTGAATTTTAAAAGCACCAAAAACCTTAAAGCTGGCGAATTTGATAAAATCGTTAAGCGTTTTGGGGGCGTGAGTAACGCTTCTACGAGCTTTGATATTACGCGCTACTTCATTAAAACCAGTCAGGCTAACTTGGATAAGTCTTTAGAATTGTTCGCTGAAACCATGGGTTCTTTGAATTTAAAAGAAGATGAGTTTTTGCCTGAGCGTCAAGTGGTCGCTGAAGAAAGGCGATGGCGCACCGATAATTCCCCTATAGGCATGCTTTATTTCCGCTTTTTTAACACCGCTTATGTCTATCACCCCTACCATTGGACGCCCATTGGTTTTATGGACGATATTCAAAACTGGACTTTAAAAGACATTAAAAAATTCCATTCGCTCTATTATCAGCCTAAAAACGCTATTATTTTAGTGGTGGGCGATGTCAATTCCCAAAAGGTTTTTGAATTGAGTAAAAAACATTTTGAATCCTTAAAAAACCTTGATGGAAAAGCTATCCCCACCCCTTACATGAAAGAGCCTAAACAAGATGGAGCCAGAACGGCAGTCGTGCATAAAGATGGGGTCCATTTAGAATGGGTAGCCCTTGGGTATAAAGTGCCTGCTTTCAAACATAAAGATCAAGTCGCCTTAGACGCGCTAAGTAGGCTTTTAGGCGAAGGTAAAAGCTCGTGGTTGCAAAGCGAATTGGTGGATAAAAAACGCCTGGCTTCTCAAGCCTTCTCGCACAACATGCAATTACAAGATGAAAGCGTGTTTTTATTCATTGCGGGGGGTAATCCTAATGTCAAAGCCGAAGCCTTACAAAAAGAAATCGTAGTGCTTTTAGAAAAGCTGAAAAAAGGCGAAATCACTCAAGCCGAGTTAGACAAACTCAAAATCAATCAAAAAGCTGACTTTATTTCTAACTTAGAAAGTTCTAGCGATGTGGCGGGGCTTTTTGCGGACTATTTAGTGCAAAACGATATTCAAGGCTTGACGGATTATCAGCGACAATTTTTGGATTTAAAAGTGAGCGATTTGGTGCGTGTGGCTAATGAATATTTTAAAGACACCCAATCAACCACCGTGTTTTTGAAACCTTAA
- a CDS encoding quinone-dependent dihydroorotate dehydrogenase: MLYSLLKKYLFSLDAEDAHEKVCKILRMLSSSPFLCGLIDSQWGYKNPKLENEILGLHFPNPLGLAAGFDKNISMLKALIAFGFGYLEAGTLTNTAQSGNERPRLFRHIEEESLQNAMGFNNYGAILGARSFKRFAPYKTPIGINLGKNKHIEQVHALEDYKAVLNQCLNIGDYYTFNLSSPNTPNLRDLQNKAFVNELFCMAKEMTHKPLFLKIAPDLETDDMLEIVNSAIGAGAHGIIATNTTIDKSLVFAPKEMGGLSGKCLTKKSREIFKELAKAFFNKSVLVSVGGISDAKEAYERIKMGASLLQIYSAFIYNGPNLCQNILKDLVKLLQKDGFLSVKEAIGADLR, translated from the coding sequence ATGCTTTATTCGTTATTAAAAAAATATCTTTTTAGCCTAGACGCTGAAGACGCGCATGAAAAAGTGTGTAAAATTTTAAGAATGCTTTCTTCATCGCCCTTTTTGTGTGGTTTGATTGATTCTCAATGGGGTTATAAAAACCCAAAGCTTGAAAATGAAATTTTAGGCTTGCATTTCCCTAACCCTTTAGGCTTAGCCGCCGGTTTTGATAAAAATATCTCCATGCTCAAAGCTTTAATCGCTTTTGGGTTTGGCTATTTAGAAGCAGGCACATTGACTAATACCGCGCAAAGCGGGAATGAAAGACCAAGGCTTTTCAGGCACATTGAAGAAGAGTCCTTACAAAATGCGATGGGGTTTAATAATTACGGGGCGATTTTGGGAGCGAGATCGTTTAAGCGCTTCGCCCCTTATAAAACCCCTATTGGCATCAATTTAGGCAAAAACAAACACATAGAGCAAGTGCATGCCTTAGAAGATTACAAGGCGGTTTTAAATCAATGTTTAAACATTGGCGATTATTACACTTTCAACCTTTCTTCGCCCAACACCCCTAATTTAAGGGATTTACAAAACAAGGCGTTTGTGAATGAGCTTTTTTGCATGGCTAAAGAAATGACTCATAAGCCTTTATTTTTAAAGATCGCCCCGGATTTAGAAACAGATGACATGCTAGAAATTGTCAATAGCGCTATTGGAGCGGGAGCGCATGGGATTATTGCGACTAACACGACCATTGATAAAAGCCTGGTGTTCGCTCCTAAAGAAATGGGAGGCTTGAGCGGGAAATGCTTGACTAAAAAAAGCCGTGAAATCTTTAAAGAATTGGCTAAAGCTTTTTTTAATAAAAGCGTTCTTGTTTCTGTGGGAGGGATTAGCGATGCGAAAGAAGCTTATGAAAGGATTAAAATGGGAGCGAGTCTGTTACAAATTTATAGCGCTTTTATTTACAACGGGCCAAATTTATGCCAAAATATTCTTAAAGATTTGGTAAAATTACTCCAAAAAGATGGATTTTTGAGCGTTAAAGAGGCTATAGGAGCGGATTTAAGATGA